A single window of Treponema denticola ATCC 35405 DNA harbors:
- a CDS encoding ATP-binding cassette domain-containing protein — protein MSNKPKLKVFSFYMSFIFLFLLGAQYILLDLYSSRLFAFQENLLSLKTIQARPLVETLVLIAGLLFINILARFAIIRFGRRKLQIKKDMVEKYLRLPFTYYYDVNYAQVLDSLQSYPEFFINDVLKIYRLFFNAVICVLIFIKLFYVSAMLTVLSLGLLFIFFLIDRFFLRLIRNIDKLRIKTAPSLYKELGDSVSGRLDIRSVSSHKYFEQGIFFKMDKLCNGCFKKKEGIAISRNNLERIIQKVLPLLSLLVALFLFKDKSAGNTIMPFYMLFILLPNPLSTISIFEHIKNLKTMIEPIEEILQKEEAKRGSALFNYDDINVNSLTVNLRNQYLLNNVNLNIKQCEKVLIIGDSGSGKSVFLNCLMGADYNQKGQVNYGSTEVKEFSSESFLQNTSFLDLKGLVLPGTLRYNLLLNSLEKISDDVLKSLIRSVGIAEFIPFLHDLDTVLDPDTLSDGERITVSLLRELIKKPQIFFLDETFSSLDVAVEDSFLKYLMSTDSTVIMISHKNEHVQYFERVLYFQAGNIRVDIKAKYALTNPPIKDFYNSVYQNMQKGENL, from the coding sequence ATGTCAAATAAACCAAAGTTAAAAGTTTTCTCTTTTTATATGAGTTTTATTTTTTTGTTTTTACTCGGGGCTCAATATATTCTTTTAGATTTATATTCTTCCCGCTTATTTGCATTTCAAGAAAATTTATTAAGCCTTAAAACTATTCAAGCAAGACCTCTTGTAGAAACTCTTGTTTTAATTGCAGGTCTTTTATTTATCAATATACTTGCGCGTTTTGCAATCATCCGTTTTGGGCGTAGAAAATTGCAGATAAAAAAAGATATGGTAGAAAAATATTTAAGACTTCCCTTTACTTATTATTATGATGTAAACTATGCTCAAGTTTTAGATTCATTGCAAAGTTATCCCGAGTTTTTTATAAATGATGTTTTAAAAATATACAGGCTTTTTTTTAATGCTGTAATTTGTGTTTTGATTTTTATAAAACTTTTTTATGTAAGTGCGATGTTGACTGTCTTGTCACTGGGATTATTATTTATATTTTTTTTAATAGATAGGTTCTTTTTACGCCTTATTCGGAACATAGATAAGCTGAGAATAAAAACCGCTCCCTCCTTGTACAAGGAACTCGGAGATTCCGTTTCCGGACGCTTGGATATCCGCTCGGTAAGCTCGCATAAATATTTTGAACAAGGTATTTTTTTTAAAATGGATAAACTTTGTAACGGGTGTTTTAAAAAGAAGGAAGGTATAGCGATAAGCCGAAATAATTTGGAGCGCATTATTCAAAAAGTTTTACCTCTTCTTTCACTTCTGGTTGCCTTATTTCTTTTTAAAGATAAGAGCGCAGGGAACACGATAATGCCTTTCTATATGCTTTTTATTTTATTGCCGAATCCTTTGAGTACGATTTCTATATTTGAACATATTAAAAATCTAAAAACAATGATTGAACCCATTGAAGAGATTTTACAAAAAGAAGAAGCCAAAAGAGGAAGCGCTTTATTTAATTATGATGATATCAATGTTAATTCATTAACCGTGAACTTACGAAACCAATACCTTCTTAATAATGTCAATCTAAATATTAAACAATGTGAAAAAGTTTTAATCATAGGAGACTCCGGCTCGGGAAAATCCGTATTTTTAAATTGTCTTATGGGTGCAGACTATAATCAAAAAGGGCAAGTAAACTACGGCAGTACGGAAGTAAAAGAATTCTCTTCTGAAAGTTTTTTGCAAAACACTTCATTCCTTGATCTAAAAGGATTGGTCTTGCCCGGTACGTTAAGATATAACCTGCTTTTAAATAGTCTTGAAAAAATTAGCGACGATGTCTTAAAGTCTCTTATTCGTTCTGTGGGTATTGCGGAATTTATTCCGTTTTTACATGACCTTGATACGGTTCTTGATCCCGATACTTTATCTGACGGGGAAAGAATTACGGTTTCACTTTTAAGAGAGCTTATTAAAAAGCCTCAAATATTTTTTCTTGATGAAACTTTCAGCTCTCTGGATGTTGCGGTTGAAGACAGCTTTTTAAAATACCTAATGTCAACCGATAGTACGGTAATTATGATTTCTCATAAAAACGAACATGTTCAATACTTTGAACGGGTGCTTTATTTTCAAGCCGGAAATATCCGCGTCGATATAAAAGCAAAATATGCTTTAACGAATCCGCCGATAAAAGACTTTTACAATTCGGTATATCAGAATATGCAAAAAGGAGAGAACTTATGA
- a CDS encoding DUF4299 domain-containing protein, whose amino-acid sequence MSVSFYINNKKTFFKSKTPMTVKECLGFSSQKIEQFAFDETQNNFDLEKFYNSSVADYECLLCGVYGESSRGFELSFAKEFNQYVVRVFTPSTNEDWQIALTYIKDLARKLGSDIVSERGEHFTVEDIDQFNYTEDILFGIKSYFENKDTDEYISFGIFREVAINHTIVEGFLNSENPIEAFSKFFKDIQYLDAFSANQMFFEDNATKKIIGLYTLTQEVETILPYKPSVEYRNINIVKDEDISSWKLSLVIINGDPDDEESYQGAGDIEYQDFIARLSKDKYRFIDAKYILVDALTQEEILSILK is encoded by the coding sequence ATGAGCGTATCATTTTATATTAACAACAAAAAAACTTTTTTTAAAAGTAAAACACCCATGACCGTAAAAGAATGTTTAGGGTTTTCTTCACAAAAGATAGAGCAATTTGCTTTTGATGAAACACAAAATAATTTCGATTTAGAAAAATTCTATAACTCGTCTGTTGCCGATTATGAATGTTTGCTATGCGGAGTATATGGGGAAAGCTCTCGCGGGTTTGAGCTCTCTTTTGCAAAGGAGTTTAATCAGTATGTTGTGAGAGTTTTCACGCCAAGCACAAATGAAGATTGGCAAATTGCTCTCACCTATATTAAAGATTTAGCCCGGAAGTTAGGGAGTGATATTGTCAGTGAAAGAGGGGAACATTTTACAGTCGAGGATATTGATCAATTTAATTATACCGAGGATATCTTATTCGGAATAAAATCTTATTTTGAAAATAAAGATACGGATGAATACATCAGTTTTGGAATTTTCCGCGAAGTAGCTATTAACCATACGATTGTCGAAGGATTTTTAAATTCTGAAAATCCAATAGAAGCATTTAGTAAATTCTTTAAAGATATTCAGTATTTAGATGCTTTTTCAGCAAATCAGATGTTTTTTGAGGATAATGCTACAAAAAAAATTATTGGGCTTTATACTTTAACCCAAGAAGTAGAAACCATTTTGCCCTATAAGCCGAGTGTAGAATACAGGAATATAAACATAGTAAAAGATGAAGATATAAGTTCTTGGAAATTATCCCTAGTTATTATTAACGGCGATCCAGATGATGAAGAATCTTATCAAGGCGCAGGAGATATTGAATATCAGGATTTTATAGCACGCCTGTCAAAAGACAAATATCGATTTATAGATGCTAAGTATATTTTAGTTGATGCTTTAACACAAGAAGAAATTTTGAGTATACTAAAATAA
- a CDS encoding SAP domain-containing protein: protein MTIKEFENKYWYMSELKALAKSLEIPFDSRTRKDQLEDMIIQFLEIGTVNKKNSFRIKNRNIDILNNHSYVKNFRNKKETWEFINSEMDKRVPGLKPKSGAKYWLNRWIENKLSNGEKITYNDVVCEYIRLNKTEEKLPQIPSCKFNNFISDYLANEKNATRKDALEAWTMLKDMKVKKDYITWKKINIHK, encoded by the coding sequence ATGACAATAAAAGAATTTGAGAATAAATATTGGTATATGAGTGAACTCAAAGCACTAGCAAAGTCGCTTGAAATTCCTTTTGATTCAAGAACACGAAAGGATCAGCTTGAAGACATGATTATTCAATTTTTGGAAATCGGAACGGTAAATAAAAAGAATAGTTTTCGGATTAAAAACCGGAATATAGACATATTGAATAATCATAGTTATGTTAAAAATTTTAGAAACAAAAAAGAAACATGGGAATTCATCAATAGTGAAATGGATAAACGAGTTCCGGGATTAAAACCGAAATCAGGCGCAAAATATTGGCTTAATCGTTGGATTGAAAATAAGCTTTCTAATGGCGAAAAAATAACTTATAATGATGTCGTTTGCGAATATATTCGATTAAATAAAACTGAAGAAAAGCTTCCGCAAATTCCATCCTGTAAATTTAATAACTTTATAAGCGATTATCTGGCAAATGAAAAAAATGCAACAAGAAAAGACGCTTTGGAAGCATGGACTATGCTAAAAGATATGAAGGTAAAAAAAGATTATATAACATGGAAAAAAATAAACATCCATAAATAA